A genomic window from Sphingobacterium sp. BN32 includes:
- a CDS encoding M3 family metallopeptidase, giving the protein MNKKRFLPYLAIVASLVVGCNNQESKEKQEDLKNPLLTAYETPFEVPPFDQIKDEHFRPAFKEALSVHNAEVDSILNNAEEASFENTILALENAGQLLNRVSTVFYNLNSANTNDTIQAIAKDMAPVMSAHSDEISLNPKLFDRVKAVYAKKAELGLDAEDQKLLEETYKDFVRSGANLKEADKEKLKKINADLSVLTTQYGQNLLNELNAYELVVDKAEDLAGLPEELKTAAANEAKAKGKEGKWVFTLQNPSIMPFLQYADNRELRKQIWEAYQMRGNNGNDQDNKETLVKIANLRLEKAKLLGYSSHAAYVLEESMAENPTNVNNLLNKLWAPALAKAKTEAADIQKEIAAAKDTFTVAPYDWRYYQEKIRKARYALNEEEIKPYFSLPAVREGAFETAKKLWGISFVALNNVPVYHPEVEVYEVRDKDGSHLGLLYADFFPRESKRSGAWMTSYRGQSRKDGKRVAPVISIVCNFTKPVGDNPALLTFDEATTLFHEFGHALHGLFSNVKHRSLAGTSVPRDFVELPSQIMENWAGDPEVLKSYAKHYQTKEAIPDALIEKMQKAGTFDQGFATVEYLAASILDMNYHAATAPIAAKANDFEKAAMSKIGLIDAIIPRYRSTYFQHIFSGGYSAGYYSYIWSEVLDADAFAAFKEKGLYDQGTAAAFRSNILEKGGTGNPAEMYRKFRGADPNPVHLMVKRGLN; this is encoded by the coding sequence ATGAACAAAAAACGTTTTCTACCCTACCTGGCTATTGTCGCAAGCTTAGTTGTAGGGTGTAACAATCAAGAGAGTAAAGAAAAACAAGAAGACTTGAAAAACCCATTATTAACGGCATACGAAACTCCATTTGAAGTTCCTCCATTTGATCAGATTAAGGATGAGCATTTCAGACCGGCTTTCAAAGAGGCCCTGTCTGTTCACAATGCCGAAGTAGACTCCATCTTAAATAACGCAGAAGAGGCATCTTTTGAAAATACAATTTTAGCATTAGAGAATGCCGGACAGTTGTTGAACCGCGTTTCTACGGTTTTCTATAACTTGAATTCAGCAAATACCAACGATACGATTCAGGCTATTGCCAAAGACATGGCTCCTGTGATGTCTGCGCATAGCGATGAGATTTCTTTAAATCCAAAATTATTTGATCGTGTTAAAGCGGTATACGCGAAAAAAGCGGAGCTAGGTTTAGACGCTGAAGACCAAAAGTTATTAGAAGAAACATATAAAGATTTCGTTCGTTCGGGTGCAAACTTGAAGGAAGCAGATAAAGAGAAATTAAAGAAAATCAATGCAGATCTATCTGTGTTGACTACTCAGTATGGTCAAAACTTATTGAACGAGCTTAATGCTTACGAATTAGTTGTGGATAAAGCAGAAGATTTAGCTGGTTTGCCGGAGGAATTGAAGACAGCGGCAGCCAACGAAGCAAAAGCTAAAGGAAAAGAAGGTAAATGGGTATTTACATTGCAAAACCCCTCAATCATGCCTTTCCTTCAATATGCTGATAACCGTGAATTGCGCAAGCAAATTTGGGAAGCCTATCAGATGCGTGGAAACAACGGCAATGACCAAGACAATAAAGAGACATTGGTTAAAATTGCAAATCTACGTTTAGAAAAAGCGAAGTTATTGGGCTATTCTTCACATGCAGCTTATGTATTGGAAGAGTCGATGGCTGAGAATCCAACGAATGTTAACAATCTGTTGAACAAATTATGGGCTCCTGCGCTAGCGAAAGCGAAGACAGAAGCAGCGGATATCCAAAAGGAAATTGCCGCAGCAAAAGATACTTTCACTGTAGCTCCATACGATTGGCGTTATTACCAAGAGAAAATCCGTAAAGCTAGATACGCGTTGAACGAAGAGGAGATCAAGCCTTATTTCAGCTTGCCAGCAGTGCGCGAAGGTGCATTTGAAACAGCTAAGAAATTATGGGGCATCAGCTTCGTAGCATTGAACAATGTGCCGGTTTACCACCCAGAAGTTGAAGTATATGAGGTTCGCGATAAAGACGGATCACACCTAGGATTGTTATATGCAGACTTCTTCCCTCGCGAGTCAAAACGCTCGGGGGCATGGATGACTTCTTACCGAGGACAAAGCAGAAAAGACGGAAAGCGCGTAGCTCCGGTAATCTCTATTGTATGTAACTTCACGAAGCCTGTAGGTGATAACCCTGCATTATTAACATTCGATGAAGCAACAACATTATTCCATGAATTCGGACATGCATTGCACGGCTTATTCTCTAATGTAAAGCATAGAAGTTTAGCAGGAACATCCGTTCCACGCGACTTCGTAGAGTTGCCGTCTCAGATTATGGAAAACTGGGCTGGAGATCCTGAAGTATTGAAATCCTATGCAAAACACTACCAAACGAAAGAAGCTATCCCTGATGCATTGATTGAGAAAATGCAAAAAGCAGGTACTTTCGATCAAGGTTTTGCAACCGTAGAATACCTTGCGGCTTCTATCTTGGATATGAACTACCACGCGGCAACTGCACCAATCGCAGCGAAAGCGAATGATTTCGAAAAAGCAGCGATGTCGAAAATCGGATTAATCGATGCGATCATCCCTCGCTATAGAAGTACTTACTTCCAACATATCTTCTCAGGAGGTTACTCTGCAGGATACTATAGCTATATCTGGTCTGAAGTATTAGACGCTGATGCTTTCGCAGCATTCAAAGAAAAAGGTCTTTACGACCAAGGAACAGCAGCAGCATTCCGTAGCAACATCCTAGAAAAAGGTGGAACTGGAAACCCTGCCGAAATGTACCGCAAATTCCGCGGAGCAGATCCAAACCCTGTACACTTAATGGTGAAAAGAGGATTAAATTAA
- a CDS encoding aspartate/glutamate racemase family protein produces MIGIIGGLGPLAGIDIVRKIIEETNAQNDQGHLPVLLSSQPNKIPNRVDYLLGLEPRNPGIDIANIAMDLEKAGASAIGMPSNTAHTSPIFDTVKTELNRQGSQVRFLNMIDEVADYINDVYPGKAVSVLVTNGTKNNGLYKNSLEAKGIPFIDSTESLQEKIHEAIYDKTYGLKHVSSPVTNRAHDALVAAILELKGQGAELIIMGCTDIPMALREKSYYGLPVLDPNRILARALIRTQDASKLKEDIL; encoded by the coding sequence ATGATTGGAATTATTGGAGGTCTAGGACCGTTAGCAGGGATTGATATTGTTAGGAAAATCATTGAGGAGACCAATGCACAGAATGACCAAGGCCATCTACCTGTTCTCTTATCCTCACAACCCAACAAGATTCCCAATAGGGTTGACTATTTATTAGGACTTGAACCTCGAAATCCAGGAATTGATATCGCCAATATTGCTATGGATTTGGAAAAAGCGGGAGCTTCTGCTATTGGAATGCCGAGCAATACCGCACATACGAGCCCCATCTTCGATACGGTTAAAACCGAATTGAATCGACAAGGTTCTCAAGTTAGGTTTCTCAATATGATTGATGAAGTCGCCGACTACATCAATGATGTTTATCCCGGAAAAGCCGTCTCAGTCCTGGTTACCAACGGCACAAAGAACAACGGCTTATATAAAAACAGTTTAGAGGCAAAAGGAATTCCATTTATCGATAGCACAGAAAGCCTGCAGGAAAAGATTCACGAGGCCATTTACGATAAGACTTACGGCTTGAAACATGTTTCCTCGCCCGTAACGAACCGTGCACACGACGCGCTAGTCGCGGCAATACTAGAGCTGAAAGGCCAGGGAGCAGAACTGATTATTATGGGTTGCACGGATATCCCTATGGCATTGCGGGAAAAATCCTATTATGGATTACCTGTACTGGACCCTAATCGAATCCTAGCACGCGCTTTGATCAGAACCCAAGATGCCTCTAAATTAAAAGAAGATATTCTTTAA
- a CDS encoding lipopolysaccharide assembly protein LapB, which translates to MSNIVRIIICSLLVIGTVALFWIGQWGWGILAILITILAWVTVFFNEKMLLAQWFLRKERMDKAEAWLKKINNYEKELISAQHGYYHMLLGLIESQRAPLQSEKYFKKALSMGLHMDHNVALAKLSLAGIAMAKRNKREAEKLLAEAKKADKNKLLEEQIKMMKSQMGMMDKQQFRYSR; encoded by the coding sequence ATGTCAAATATTGTTCGAATTATAATTTGTAGTTTATTGGTGATCGGCACAGTCGCATTGTTTTGGATTGGCCAATGGGGTTGGGGAATTCTAGCCATTTTGATAACAATCCTTGCATGGGTTACCGTATTCTTCAATGAGAAGATGTTGCTAGCACAGTGGTTCCTGAGAAAAGAACGCATGGACAAAGCCGAAGCATGGTTGAAAAAAATCAATAACTATGAAAAAGAGCTTATCTCTGCACAACACGGTTACTACCACATGTTATTGGGTTTAATTGAGTCGCAACGCGCACCACTACAATCTGAAAAATACTTCAAGAAAGCCCTATCAATGGGTCTTCATATGGATCACAACGTGGCACTAGCAAAATTAAGCTTAGCAGGTATAGCTATGGCAAAACGCAATAAACGCGAAGCAGAGAAACTACTTGCCGAAGCGAAGAAAGCCGATAAAAACAAACTCCTTGAAGAGCAAATCAAAATGATGAAATCTCAAATGGGAATGATGGATAAACAACAGTTTCGCTATTCAAGATAG
- a CDS encoding ecotin family protein: MAQETIAKVDTDIFPKAEKGYKKMIIEVPYSDRDDSKRIEFSVGKYMEVDGCNHFGLQGQTEVKDLQGWGYQYYIFKTKGDIIGTQMGCPDMPKRNLFVSAAPTNLRYNGKMPIVIYVPEEYTVQFKIFTTTDEVYQAAEAPSKSK; the protein is encoded by the coding sequence ATGGCACAAGAAACCATTGCTAAGGTAGATACCGACATCTTCCCAAAAGCGGAAAAAGGCTATAAGAAAATGATCATCGAAGTGCCTTATTCCGATCGCGACGATTCTAAACGCATCGAATTTAGCGTAGGGAAATACATGGAGGTCGACGGTTGTAACCATTTCGGATTGCAAGGACAGACAGAGGTAAAGGATTTGCAGGGTTGGGGATATCAATATTATATCTTCAAGACAAAGGGAGACATCATTGGAACCCAAATGGGTTGTCCTGACATGCCAAAACGCAACCTCTTTGTGTCCGCGGCTCCTACAAACCTACGATACAACGGCAAAATGCCGATCGTGATCTACGTTCCGGAAGAATACACGGTACAGTTTAAGATTTTCACAACGACAGATGAGGTCTACCAAGCGGCAGAAGCTCCGTCGAAATCGAAATAA
- the truA gene encoding tRNA pseudouridine(38-40) synthase TruA — protein MEETSTRYFLEIAYNGTAYHGWQIQDNAVSVQEKLNGALQILLREPVETVGAGRTDSGVHAKQLFVHFDSAAPVLKNADRFVHSLNALLPFDIVVYRLISVDSEAHARFDASSRSYEYHVHFIKDPFLHLQSWLLRDVPDIEKMNLAAKDLLGKQDFSCFSKSNTQVFTNICDITRAEWEMKDGRLIFHISADRFLRNMVRAIVGTLMEVGLGKKPVEHVKAVIASQDRSMAGTSVPACGLYLTKVLYPYID, from the coding sequence GTGGAAGAAACATCAACACGTTATTTTTTGGAGATTGCGTATAATGGCACTGCCTATCATGGTTGGCAGATTCAGGATAATGCCGTTAGTGTGCAGGAAAAGCTAAATGGGGCCTTGCAGATCTTGCTTCGTGAGCCTGTAGAAACGGTAGGAGCTGGAAGAACAGACAGCGGGGTACACGCCAAGCAGCTATTTGTTCACTTTGATAGTGCTGCGCCCGTCCTTAAAAATGCAGATCGTTTCGTTCATTCCCTCAATGCTTTATTGCCTTTCGATATTGTCGTTTACCGACTTATTTCGGTCGATAGCGAGGCGCACGCACGCTTCGATGCAAGCTCCAGAAGCTATGAATATCATGTTCATTTTATAAAAGATCCCTTTTTACATTTACAGTCTTGGCTATTGCGCGACGTTCCGGACATCGAGAAGATGAATTTGGCGGCTAAAGACCTTTTAGGGAAACAGGACTTCAGTTGCTTCAGTAAGTCGAACACACAGGTTTTCACTAATATCTGCGATATAACGCGTGCTGAGTGGGAAATGAAGGATGGCAGGTTGATCTTTCATATCAGTGCAGATCGTTTCTTGAGAAATATGGTACGGGCAATTGTGGGAACATTGATGGAGGTAGGTCTAGGGAAAAAGCCTGTTGAGCATGTAAAAGCAGTTATTGCGAGTCAGGATCGTTCGATGGCGGGGACTTCCGTTCCGGCATGTGGCCTATATTTAACAAAAGTTTTGTATCCTTATATCGATTAA
- a CDS encoding DUF4293 domain-containing protein, whose product MIQRIQTVWLLLSSLVLFALFLFPYVSYIDLVGLGKNIYVSGVYSSVNNVATKESTFLLMTIATVVLALIPLFIIFKYKNRKTQLSLILVQVILICLFAIWMFISANNILSLINQSIGANNIGIGFFLLPVSILFLGLAIRGIRNDNKLIKSADRLR is encoded by the coding sequence ATGATACAGCGTATTCAAACCGTATGGTTATTATTATCTAGCCTTGTACTTTTCGCGCTCTTCCTGTTCCCTTATGTGAGTTATATAGACTTGGTTGGACTGGGAAAAAACATTTATGTTTCGGGGGTTTACTCATCGGTAAACAACGTAGCAACCAAAGAATCCACATTTCTGTTGATGACAATCGCTACGGTCGTATTAGCATTGATCCCGTTGTTCATCATCTTTAAGTACAAAAACCGCAAAACACAATTATCGCTTATCCTAGTTCAGGTTATTCTAATTTGTTTATTTGCTATTTGGATGTTCATCTCAGCAAACAATATCCTGAGCCTGATCAACCAAAGCATTGGTGCTAATAACATTGGTATTGGTTTCTTCCTATTGCCAGTTTCTATTCTGTTTTTAGGCTTGGCCATCCGTGGTATTCGTAATGATAATAAGTTGATTAAATCTGCGGATAGACTGCGATAA
- a CDS encoding ABC transporter ATP-binding protein: MEKESISGKAYDSKLLGRLAKYIRPYRTIFWLSVLLTILLAAVAPALPLLIEYTLDHYILSGSGKGLTQMLLLMLALLVAQTLIRYFHTLMTNTLGQSVIRDIRIQVFNHITNLRLKYFDNTPIGRLITRTISDLETIANIFSEGLIQIIGDLLQLVVILGVMFYTDWKLTLVVLIPMPLMIAATYIFKEAMKSAFQSVRLWVSNLNTFLQEHITGMAVIQYFAREDQEMRKFKEINKEHRNAHIRANWYFSIFFPVLEIIVAIATGLLVWYGSKQILADAISPGVVVAFIMYINMIFRPIRELIDKFNTLQMGMVSAERIFDVLDTDEFTPDAGEYKPEHVAGAIEFKNVWFAYNDEKWVLKDVSFSVKPGETLALVGATGAGKSSVINILSRFYEIQKGQILLDGVDIREYDLMFLRQTIATVLQDVFLFSDSVLNNIRLNNPNISMESIVDASKKVGAYNFIMRLPGNFEYQVQERGSTLSAGQAQLISFIRALVHDPKILILDEATSSIDTETELMIQHAIDNMMDGRTSIVIAHRLSTIQKADKIIVLDKGEIMEIGSHHELLEIDGHYRKLYELQFNSAGI; this comes from the coding sequence TTGGAAAAAGAATCAATCTCCGGAAAAGCATATGATAGTAAATTATTGGGGCGCTTAGCGAAATATATTCGCCCTTATCGCACTATTTTCTGGCTTTCTGTGCTGCTGACCATCTTATTGGCAGCCGTGGCTCCGGCTTTACCGCTATTGATTGAGTACACGCTAGACCATTATATCTTATCCGGATCGGGCAAAGGATTAACACAAATGTTGTTACTTATGCTCGCGTTATTGGTTGCACAGACGCTGATTCGATATTTTCACACATTAATGACAAATACACTCGGGCAGTCGGTTATCCGCGATATCCGCATCCAGGTATTTAATCATATTACCAACTTACGCCTTAAATATTTCGATAATACACCTATCGGTCGTTTGATTACTCGTACGATCTCTGACTTGGAGACCATAGCCAATATCTTTTCTGAAGGGTTAATCCAAATCATCGGAGATTTGTTGCAACTGGTGGTTATTCTGGGCGTGATGTTCTATACGGATTGGAAGCTGACCTTGGTCGTGCTGATTCCAATGCCGCTAATGATCGCTGCGACTTATATTTTCAAGGAAGCAATGAAATCAGCCTTCCAGAGTGTTCGTCTGTGGGTTTCTAACTTGAATACCTTCCTGCAGGAGCATATTACCGGAATGGCGGTGATTCAGTACTTTGCGCGCGAAGATCAGGAGATGCGTAAGTTCAAAGAAATCAATAAAGAGCATAGAAATGCGCATATCCGTGCCAATTGGTACTTTTCAATCTTCTTTCCGGTATTAGAAATCATCGTAGCCATTGCTACCGGACTTCTGGTTTGGTATGGTTCGAAGCAGATTCTGGCCGATGCCATCTCACCGGGTGTGGTCGTCGCGTTTATCATGTATATCAACATGATCTTCCGACCTATCCGTGAATTGATCGACAAGTTCAATACTTTACAAATGGGAATGGTTTCCGCGGAGCGGATTTTTGATGTCTTGGATACCGATGAATTTACACCTGACGCGGGAGAATATAAGCCGGAACATGTTGCGGGCGCTATTGAGTTCAAGAATGTTTGGTTTGCTTATAACGACGAGAAATGGGTGCTGAAGGATGTTAGTTTCTCAGTAAAGCCAGGTGAGACGCTTGCATTGGTGGGGGCTACAGGGGCAGGGAAATCGTCCGTAATCAATATATTGAGCCGTTTCTATGAAATTCAGAAAGGACAGATCTTATTGGATGGTGTAGATATCCGTGAATATGATTTGATGTTCTTGCGCCAGACAATTGCTACGGTATTGCAGGATGTTTTTCTGTTCTCAGATTCCGTACTCAACAACATTCGCCTGAACAACCCGAATATCTCGATGGAGAGCATCGTCGATGCCTCGAAGAAAGTAGGTGCCTATAACTTCATTATGCGCTTACCGGGCAACTTTGAGTATCAGGTGCAAGAACGAGGCTCAACATTATCTGCAGGACAAGCACAGTTGATATCCTTTATCCGTGCATTAGTGCATGACCCGAAGATCCTCATCCTCGATGAAGCGACCTCGTCTATCGACACCGAAACAGAGTTGATGATTCAACACGCCATCGACAACATGATGGATGGAAGAACATCCATTGTCATTGCCCACCGCCTATCGACTATCCAAAAGGCAGATAAAATCATTGTACTTGATAAAGGCGAAATCATGGAAATCGGAAGCCACCACGAGCTTCTAGAAATTGATGGCCATTATAGAAAACTCTACGAATTGCAGTTTAACTCGGCGGGAATTTGA
- a CDS encoding DUF4998 domain-containing protein yields the protein MKNLGILLLLIVISFASCSKPDEYYKDLLIYSDRNNPGKLQNLKGSNGYYRLKIKYDIPPNNSVSKIVLKGATDSLVFDVPEGKSGTKDSLIVKDLMETNYRYQIYSLNKDNVKSIKRELSFKIYGDRYKSSLTTLNVRSKATVNTNDLRLIFNGDRANVLAKSKFEYTDRANKLVKLDFKNPTDTIVLPNYKTGTDVYLSNGFIPTSNSIDTLYTTKKKLILP from the coding sequence ATGAAAAATTTAGGAATATTATTATTATTAATTGTTATTTCATTCGCATCATGCAGTAAGCCGGATGAATATTACAAGGATCTATTGATCTATAGTGATCGCAATAATCCTGGAAAGCTACAGAATCTGAAAGGCTCCAATGGATATTATAGATTAAAAATCAAATATGATATCCCTCCTAATAACTCTGTTTCCAAGATAGTTTTAAAGGGAGCGACAGATTCGTTAGTCTTTGATGTTCCGGAAGGAAAATCAGGCACAAAAGATAGCCTTATCGTCAAAGATTTAATGGAGACCAATTATCGGTATCAGATCTACAGTTTGAATAAGGACAATGTGAAATCGATAAAACGAGAATTATCTTTCAAAATTTATGGTGATCGTTATAAATCAAGTCTAACCACATTGAATGTGCGTTCAAAAGCAACGGTTAACACGAATGATTTAAGATTAATATTTAATGGTGACCGCGCTAATGTTTTAGCGAAATCAAAATTCGAATATACAGATAGAGCGAATAAGCTCGTTAAATTGGACTTTAAAAATCCAACAGATACCATCGTGCTTCCAAATTATAAGACGGGTACAGACGTATATCTTTCTAATGGATTTATTCCTACTTCGAACTCAATTGATACCCTTTATACTACAAAGAAGAAGTTAATTCTTCCTTAA
- the ung gene encoding uracil-DNA glycosylase: protein MSERFDSTWDPILKPLFATEKMKALSAFVQQERSMHKVFPPNDLVFNAFKLTPLSNVKVVILGQDPYHNDGQAHGLSFSVPKGMPLPPSLKNIYTELVTDIPGFTYPNHGDLTKWAEQGVLLLNATLTVRAHEAASHQKRGWEQFTDSIIKEISDKKEHVVFLLWGSYAIKKSALIDANKHLILTAVHPSPLSVYRGFFGSAHFSQANEFLKHHQLQPIDWQV from the coding sequence ATGTCAGAACGTTTTGATTCCACTTGGGACCCCATCTTGAAACCACTCTTTGCAACAGAAAAGATGAAAGCCTTATCGGCTTTTGTACAACAAGAGCGTTCGATGCATAAGGTGTTCCCTCCGAACGATTTGGTCTTTAATGCTTTCAAACTGACGCCCCTATCCAATGTAAAAGTCGTTATCCTTGGACAAGACCCTTATCATAACGACGGGCAAGCACATGGTTTATCATTCTCTGTACCGAAAGGAATGCCGCTTCCGCCTTCCCTAAAGAATATCTACACCGAATTGGTTACTGATATTCCGGGTTTCACCTATCCTAATCATGGTGATTTAACCAAATGGGCAGAGCAGGGCGTGTTATTACTAAATGCGACTCTAACGGTTCGCGCGCATGAAGCAGCTTCACATCAGAAGCGCGGATGGGAGCAATTTACAGATTCGATTATCAAGGAGATTTCCGATAAGAAGGAGCATGTGGTGTTTCTGCTATGGGGGAGCTATGCGATAAAGAAATCAGCATTAATTGATGCGAACAAGCATTTGATCCTAACAGCTGTGCATCCATCGCCACTATCGGTATATCGTGGCTTTTTTGGGAGTGCACATTTCTCGCAGGCTAATGAGTTTTTAAAACATCATCAGCTTCAGCCTATCGACTGGCAAGTCTAA
- a CDS encoding DUF5000 domain-containing lipoprotein, translated as MSAAEQVTYASVTGEDFIIENTAPAYRYYRVAIKSVWAGWPDFAIDEMTFFGIYED; from the coding sequence ATGAGTGCCGCAGAACAAGTGACCTATGCATCCGTTACAGGTGAGGATTTTATTATCGAAAATACTGCTCCAGCTTATCGTTATTACAGAGTAGCTATTAAAAGTGTGTGGGCAGGATGGCCAGATTTCGCTATTGATGAAATGACATTTTTTGGAATTTATGAAGACTAA
- a CDS encoding carboxypeptidase-like regulatory domain-containing protein: protein MKITKLLLLMVGLLTSHWLCAQNREITGKVMSESDSSLLIGATISIPTTNIAAGSDAKGEFRISVPNNFKTLSFVMVGYNTQVIDIQNKTYVEVYLKSKDEVIEDVVVTAFNTKVKKTDLIGSVTTVNTKDLKVPSNNLTTALAGRVAGMIAYQTTGEPGNDNASFFIRGVSSFGSGKVDPLILIPQV from the coding sequence ATGAAAATAACCAAGTTATTACTGCTGATGGTTGGTTTACTAACTAGTCATTGGCTTTGTGCTCAAAACCGAGAGATTACGGGAAAAGTAATGTCGGAATCTGATTCATCTTTACTTATCGGGGCAACGATTAGTATTCCAACGACCAACATTGCTGCAGGATCTGATGCAAAAGGGGAATTCAGGATTTCAGTTCCTAATAATTTTAAGACATTAAGTTTTGTGATGGTAGGATACAACACTCAAGTAATTGATATCCAAAACAAAACCTACGTGGAAGTATACTTGAAGTCCAAAGACGAAGTCATTGAAGATGTCGTTGTAACGGCTTTTAACACCAAAGTCAAGAAAACGGATTTAATTGGCTCAGTCACGACTGTTAACACGAAGGATTTAAAAGTTCCATCCAACAATTTAACGACGGCACTCGCTGGACGTGTAGCCGGTATGATTGCCTATCAAACTACAGGTGAACCCGGGAATGATAATGCATCATTCTTTATCCGTGGTGTAAGTTCATTTGGCTCCGGGAAAGTCGATCCACTAATCCTTATCCCACAGGTATGA
- a CDS encoding DUF4407 domain-containing protein: protein MKSFFWWCAGVHRDTLERYPEEQNKYISIGATIFFTGLFAALAGGYALYFVFSGSPFALLYALVFGLIWGLAIFNLDRYIVLSIDKSRSGGMQFLQALPRILLAILIGLIISRPLELKIFDKEIREYLRTEYLVQQNAKIDTLNKTFENKYLVEYGQLNALKTQADSLESSIKTSRQQLNHEIFGTKTDETSGVMGYGPYAKMKEGSLNQQQVYLDTLRSRIQQKESSLLQRKSAEGLMDQRILSDRSLDSAVNVAGFADRNAALSNLHKKPDGTVNKSTEYAVIFIALLFIFFECLPVFVKLMSGRDAYDNALKNQKEIHEYESDTSVRVEKTAIDKIEDYRVDASIKRRMDKLSEEFSNS from the coding sequence ATGAAATCATTTTTTTGGTGGTGCGCGGGTGTCCATCGCGACACATTAGAAAGGTATCCTGAGGAACAGAACAAGTATATCAGCATCGGTGCGACTATATTCTTCACCGGATTATTTGCAGCGTTGGCGGGTGGATATGCCTTATATTTTGTTTTTAGCGGAAGCCCTTTTGCCCTCCTATACGCCCTTGTTTTCGGACTTATTTGGGGACTGGCAATTTTCAATTTAGACCGATATATTGTACTCAGTATTGACAAAAGCCGTTCCGGAGGCATGCAGTTTCTGCAAGCCTTGCCGCGTATTCTATTGGCGATCCTTATCGGTTTGATTATCTCACGTCCTTTAGAACTTAAAATATTCGATAAGGAAATCCGCGAATACCTGCGCACCGAATATCTGGTGCAACAGAACGCTAAGATCGACACACTGAACAAAACATTTGAGAATAAGTATTTGGTTGAATATGGACAGCTTAATGCGTTAAAAACACAAGCTGACTCTTTAGAGTCTTCCATTAAAACCTCACGCCAACAGCTGAATCATGAAATATTCGGAACTAAAACCGATGAAACTTCCGGTGTGATGGGCTATGGACCGTATGCGAAGATGAAAGAGGGTTCGTTGAATCAGCAACAGGTCTATTTAGACACCTTACGAAGCCGGATACAACAAAAGGAATCATCCTTGTTGCAGCGGAAATCGGCGGAGGGCTTGATGGATCAACGCATATTATCCGATCGTTCCTTGGACAGTGCAGTGAATGTAGCAGGCTTTGCCGATCGAAATGCAGCGCTTAGCAACCTGCATAAGAAACCCGATGGAACAGTCAATAAGTCCACCGAATATGCGGTGATCTTTATTGCTCTTTTATTTATTTTCTTCGAATGTCTTCCCGTTTTTGTGAAGCTTATGAGCGGACGGGATGCTTACGATAATGCGCTGAAAAATCAGAAAGAAATCCACGAGTATGAGTCAGATACAAGCGTACGGGTCGAAAAAACTGCGATTGATAAAATTGAAGATTATCGGGTCGATGCCTCCATCAAACGACGTATGGACAAGTTGAGCGAGGAATTCTCAAATTCGTAA